One Chaetodon trifascialis isolate fChaTrf1 chromosome 13, fChaTrf1.hap1, whole genome shotgun sequence DNA segment encodes these proteins:
- the plekha3 gene encoding pleckstrin homology domain-containing family A member 3, producing the protein MEGVLYKWTNYMTGWQPRWFVLENGVISYYDSEDDVGKGSKGSIKMSVCDIKVHPTDPTRLELIIPGEQHFYVRAVNAAERQRWLVALGSSKAGTLDSHKHKGPDCLKTKMSELRLYCDLLVQQVQTIQSQHSADAEATPTSEASLLSATCATFIRTLEECMSLANQSLTPDLRPPERVKRSVSHPGTYSFDRSGVLKEYLSGGQRSAQRRNRTCSDSSVYDTERVLPGVNGDSSSIPEERGGGASPKTTPTDTDTDLSI; encoded by the exons ATGGAGGGGGTTCTGTACAAATGGACAAATTACATGACAG GCTGGCAGCCTCGCTGGTTCGTCTTAGAGAACGGAGTCATCTCTTACTACGACAGCGAGGACGACGTCGGCAAAGGAAGCAAAGGATCCATCAAGATGTCCGTCTGTGACATTAAAG ttCATCCAACAGATCCGACGCGTCTGGAGTTGATCATCCCCGGCGAGCAGCATTTCTACGTCCGAGCTGTGAACGccgcagagagacagaggtggcTGGTGGCGTTAGGCTCGTCCAAAGCTGGAACTCTGGACAGCCACAAGCACAAAG GTCCTGACTGTCTGAAGACAAAGATGTCTGAACTTCGTCTATACTGTGACCTCCTCGTCCAACAGGTCCAAACTatccaatcacagcacagtgcTGACGCCGAGGCCACACCCACCTCTGAG GCGTCCCTCCTCAGCGCCACCTGTGCCACCTTCATCAGGACTCTGGAGGAGTGCATGAGCCTGGCCAACCAGAGTTTGACCCCTGACCTCCGGCCTCCTGAGAGG gtgAAGCGGTCAGTCAGCCATCCTGGGACTTACAGCTTTGACAG GTCAGGTGTGCTGAAGGAGTACTTGAgcggaggtcaaaggtcagctcaGCGCAGGAACCGGACGTGCTCGGACAGCTCTGTTTATGACACTGAAC GCGTGCTGCCTGGAGTCAACGGCGACTCGTCCTCCATCCCTGAAGAGAGAGGCGGCGGCGCGAGCCCGAAGACCACGCCCACTGACACAGACACTGACCTGTCCATCTGA